Proteins from a single region of Phycisphaeraceae bacterium D3-23:
- a CDS encoding PEP-CTERM sorting domain-containing protein (PEP-CTERM proteins occur, often in large numbers, in the proteomes of bacteria that also encode an exosortase, a predicted intramembrane cysteine proteinase. The presence of a PEP-CTERM domain at a protein's C-terminus predicts cleavage within the sorting domain, followed by covalent anchoring to some some component of the (usually Gram-negative) cell surface. Many PEP-CTERM proteins exhibit an unusual sequence composition that includes large numbers of potential glycosylation sites. Expression of one such protein has been shown restore the ability of a bacterium to form floc, a type of biofilm.), which produces MTNRPHSFLQRLLASGAVGVLPLLPAVAQTDAFWSNAADGNWTTASNWSVDPAVPFNGFPNPLDRYEVWINATGSPYTVTLDFSIEVDSLTVDSADATVHHTDNQINLNGGMLDLRAGHYQLDGGTLGNMTITSSGGTFGFGPGDQTFDGIIFDQVDLFGAPGQRIFAPNNFAINGGTLFLGGATLFTSEVQGAGTVVMNSGRIDGDDELVITRDTTILSTGLGNHSLEAHDRIANRGTIIADGMNHTLGFDPDLFINTGTAELRVVNGAYVYNRDGTFDNRGELYIDGASSVSFEGFVNTGTLTAEAGASLTFTNFAGSPDDFGNLSAQGANIYYTGSLDLGGGTFDLAGAQWFFDDISNGTITGIGGGAIRDGNFDNIVLDTEARITGNAFATNGIEVTAGNAIVLEQRLPNNTLARFTTSALNGLGELRFEAAHADPTGYSILQSSPGGTVVVASDFTVRANGSDAYFGQMDLTNHGTIIAENSHRLWQDFGSLTNHGTLRATNAGVLDLVNVTNHGSIEIDSFGALYLDGDWTNPGTITLNSGSVRLGGRFDTAQLGGLTVNGGVVSITGEIDATATPFVVGSQGVWLIGGVPGENETAVLTGQLVVPEGDRLIATQAAGLTDLTLDGRIDVIDSHRVNFSGDTVLVDGAEIHAMPSAGTTFFQFTSEPQSITGVGAIVFDTPGTPGYISMSHTGVLTLGAGVTLRTGTGSGFINQGTLVNQGTILAEGIGQTLHFADTLNNTGTIEVRNGGTIQLNPQQFTNTGTLHLDGGALRLADVVNIDEVPSYTQANGGWVEVTGSFNLVGQTWDTDGTRGGLVVGFGGDGATVFNGTVDATGGTALIFNAGTTLFSAEFLGEAILRDGATVRLSHTAPLNGQTLHIGGETEQTRLLLLNRDLLANGSATLIFDGPGDTGLAYMDDVGTFALGAGVTVRAIGGDAQLGRFSHETVNFGTIRAESPGHTLTLQTDTASVNHGTNHGLIEALPGSSITFSGEWRNQGTIRLGDSGERSNATHELRLLTGSVLEIDWAATTSPGDDVVLGGMDIFDQGGALVLTTAEGFTPERGDHLLLFDAFDYQSTFETVTVDGVAADDYVLIEDGRYMSIYLPFFGDATLDGFVGAEDLDLLLANWGDSVGTDAWTLGDFDADGFVGQSDLDLLRANWGSATALGPATVPEPAGLVLLLSGLALMTARRRRL; this is translated from the coding sequence ATGACAAACCGACCTCATTCATTTCTCCAGCGTTTGCTCGCAAGCGGCGCGGTGGGTGTCTTGCCGCTCCTACCCGCAGTCGCGCAGACAGATGCGTTCTGGTCCAATGCCGCCGACGGCAACTGGACCACCGCGAGCAACTGGTCGGTCGATCCGGCCGTGCCGTTCAACGGGTTCCCCAATCCCTTGGACCGCTACGAAGTCTGGATCAACGCGACGGGTTCGCCCTATACCGTCACGCTCGACTTTAGCATCGAGGTCGACAGCCTCACAGTGGATAGCGCCGACGCCACCGTCCACCACACCGACAACCAAATCAACCTCAACGGCGGGATGCTCGACCTCCGCGCGGGGCACTACCAACTCGATGGCGGCACGCTGGGCAACATGACGATCACCTCGTCGGGTGGGACCTTCGGGTTCGGCCCGGGGGACCAGACTTTCGACGGCATCATTTTCGACCAAGTCGATCTGTTTGGGGCGCCGGGCCAACGTATTTTTGCACCAAACAATTTTGCCATCAATGGAGGAACACTGTTTCTTGGCGGGGCGACCCTCTTCACCAGCGAGGTGCAAGGGGCGGGCACGGTCGTCATGAACAGCGGCCGCATCGATGGTGACGACGAGTTGGTGATCACACGCGACACCACGATCCTCTCGACGGGGCTGGGCAACCATTCCCTCGAGGCCCACGACAGGATCGCTAACCGCGGCACGATTATCGCCGATGGGATGAACCACACGCTCGGGTTTGACCCCGACTTATTCATAAACACAGGCACCGCCGAGTTGCGCGTGGTCAATGGTGCGTATGTCTACAACCGTGACGGCACGTTCGACAACCGAGGCGAACTCTACATCGATGGGGCCTCTTCGGTCTCGTTCGAGGGCTTCGTCAACACCGGCACCCTCACGGCGGAGGCGGGTGCCAGCCTCACCTTCACGAACTTCGCCGGCTCCCCCGATGACTTCGGAAACCTCTCCGCCCAGGGTGCCAACATCTACTACACCGGCAGCCTGGACCTGGGCGGCGGCACTTTCGACCTGGCCGGGGCGCAATGGTTTTTCGACGATATCAGCAACGGCACGATCACCGGCATCGGCGGCGGAGCGATCCGTGATGGCAACTTCGACAACATCGTGCTGGACACCGAGGCTCGCATTACGGGCAACGCGTTCGCGACCAACGGCATTGAAGTCACCGCGGGCAACGCGATCGTGCTCGAACAGCGCTTGCCCAACAACACGTTGGCCCGGTTTACCACCTCCGCGTTGAACGGCTTGGGCGAGCTGCGATTCGAGGCGGCCCACGCGGACCCGACGGGCTATTCCATCCTGCAGAGCAGCCCCGGCGGAACAGTTGTAGTCGCCAGCGACTTCACCGTCCGTGCGAACGGGTCGGATGCGTATTTCGGCCAGATGGACCTGACCAACCACGGCACGATCATCGCAGAGAACTCTCACCGGCTTTGGCAGGACTTCGGCTCACTCACCAACCACGGCACGCTGCGTGCGACCAATGCGGGCGTGCTCGACCTGGTGAATGTTACGAACCACGGCAGCATCGAGATCGACTCTTTCGGCGCGCTCTACCTCGACGGCGACTGGACCAACCCCGGTACGATCACACTCAACAGCGGCTCGGTCCGCCTCGGTGGCCGGTTTGATACCGCGCAGCTCGGTGGGCTTACCGTTAATGGCGGCGTCGTGTCCATCACCGGCGAGATCGACGCGACCGCCACGCCCTTCGTTGTCGGGTCACAAGGCGTCTGGCTCATCGGTGGCGTCCCCGGCGAAAATGAAACTGCTGTCCTGACAGGCCAGCTCGTCGTCCCAGAGGGCGATCGGCTCATCGCAACCCAAGCGGCTGGGTTGACCGACCTGACACTCGACGGCCGAATCGACGTGATCGACTCTCACCGTGTCAATTTCTCAGGCGATACAGTGCTTGTGGACGGCGCAGAAATCCATGCGATGCCGTCGGCCGGGACGACTTTTTTCCAGTTTACGTCCGAGCCCCAGAGTATCACCGGCGTAGGTGCGATCGTCTTCGATACACCCGGCACCCCGGGGTACATCTCGATGTCGCACACGGGTGTACTCACGCTCGGTGCAGGTGTAACGCTGCGCACCGGCACCGGCTCGGGCTTTATCAATCAGGGGACGCTGGTCAACCAGGGCACGATCCTCGCAGAAGGTATTGGCCAAACCTTGCACTTCGCGGACACACTCAACAATACCGGAACGATCGAAGTACGCAACGGCGGCACGATCCAACTCAACCCACAGCAGTTCACAAACACCGGCACACTGCACCTCGACGGCGGCGCGCTGCGGCTTGCCGATGTCGTCAACATCGACGAGGTGCCTTCGTACACCCAGGCCAACGGCGGATGGGTCGAGGTCACGGGCAGCTTCAACCTGGTCGGCCAAACATGGGACACCGACGGCACGCGCGGCGGACTGGTCGTCGGTTTTGGTGGCGACGGTGCGACGGTGTTCAACGGCACTGTCGATGCGACGGGCGGGACGGCACTGATCTTCAACGCCGGCACCACACTGTTCTCCGCCGAGTTCCTGGGTGAAGCGATTCTCCGCGACGGGGCAACGGTTCGACTCAGCCACACCGCACCACTCAACGGACAGACCCTCCACATCGGTGGGGAGACCGAACAGACGCGGCTGCTCCTACTCAACCGCGACCTCCTCGCCAACGGCAGCGCCACCCTGATCTTTGACGGCCCAGGCGATACCGGACTGGCATACATGGACGACGTGGGCACGTTCGCGCTGGGCGCGGGTGTCACCGTCCGCGCCATCGGCGGCGATGCACAACTCGGTCGATTCAGCCACGAAACCGTGAACTTCGGCACCATCCGCGCCGAATCGCCGGGCCATACACTCACGCTCCAGACGGATACGGCCAGTGTCAACCACGGCACGAACCACGGGCTTATCGAAGCCCTCCCCGGTAGCTCCATCACCTTCTCCGGCGAATGGCGCAACCAAGGCACGATCCGCCTGGGCGATTCCGGCGAGCGTTCAAATGCCACCCACGAGTTACGGCTCCTGACCGGCAGTGTGCTCGAGATCGACTGGGCCGCGACCACATCGCCCGGCGATGATGTCGTACTCGGGGGCATGGATATCTTCGACCAGGGTGGCGCACTCGTCCTGACCACAGCCGAGGGCTTTACGCCCGAGCGCGGCGACCATCTACTGCTCTTCGATGCGTTCGACTACCAAAGCACTTTCGAGACGGTGACCGTTGATGGGGTTGCGGCCGACGACTACGTACTGATCGAAGACGGCCGATACATGTCGATCTACCTGCCGTTCTTCGGCGACGCCACACTCGACGGATTCGTCGGCGCAGAAGACCTCGACCTCCTCCTTGCGAATTGGGGCGACA
- a CDS encoding dockerin type I domain-containing protein has product MSIGNNAVLSGSLAIELAPDAEVAFGDAFTLFDIGGFQIGAFDDTPEGQTLATHNGVDLVLTYTAGGGRDVALLTAIAGDLDGDGTTGAADLDIVLAHWGDEVTPNQRTAGDLNGDGLVGQHDLDLVIAHWGNTAPPETQIPEPGSLLLFAAAGACLSRRRRRYA; this is encoded by the coding sequence ATGTCGATCGGGAACAACGCCGTCCTGTCGGGCTCGCTCGCTATCGAACTCGCCCCAGACGCCGAGGTCGCGTTCGGTGATGCGTTCACGCTCTTCGACATCGGCGGGTTCCAGATCGGCGCATTCGACGACACCCCCGAAGGCCAGACCCTCGCCACCCACAACGGCGTGGACCTCGTCCTGACCTACACGGCGGGTGGCGGCAGAGACGTGGCTTTGTTGACGGCCATTGCTGGCGACCTTGATGGCGACGGCACGACCGGCGCGGCCGACCTCGACATCGTCCTCGCCCACTGGGGCGATGAGGTCACCCCCAACCAGCGCACGGCCGGCGACCTCAACGGCGACGGGCTGGTCGGCCAGCATGACCTCGACCTCGTCATCGCGCACTGGGGCAACACCGCCCCGCCCGAGACGCAGATCCCCGAGCCCGGGTCGTTGCTGCTCTTCGCCGCAGCGGGGGCGTGCCTCTCGCGCCGACGCCGACGCTACGCGTAG
- a CDS encoding DUF1080 domain-containing protein has translation MRWMLPTLASAAMIVGGATLSLQADHHEEPEHNTLTDEEKEAGWVLMFDGDGLDGWKMSEQNADSVSVGDGMIITNGPCGHLFYGDDGDAQIGDFEFKADVYCDGPSNSGIYIRTRYQRASWPDHGFECQVANGYGDPRKTASLYGISDLAEAPAEDDAWFHYHIKVEGDRVRIWIDGELAQDWTQPDDWDNANRNLDTPGTFALQAHDPVSEVRFRNLKYRPLDE, from the coding sequence ATGCGTTGGATGTTACCTACCTTGGCCTCGGCGGCGATGATCGTCGGCGGCGCGACCCTCTCGCTTCAGGCCGACCACCATGAAGAACCCGAGCACAATACGCTGACCGACGAAGAAAAAGAGGCCGGCTGGGTCTTGATGTTCGACGGCGACGGCCTCGACGGCTGGAAGATGAGCGAGCAGAACGCCGACTCGGTCTCCGTCGGCGACGGGATGATCATCACCAACGGGCCGTGCGGCCATCTGTTCTACGGCGACGATGGCGATGCGCAGATCGGCGACTTCGAGTTCAAGGCCGATGTCTACTGCGACGGGCCCAGCAACTCGGGCATCTACATCCGTACCCGCTACCAGCGCGCGAGCTGGCCCGACCACGGCTTCGAGTGTCAGGTCGCCAACGGCTACGGCGACCCGCGTAAGACCGCGTCGCTCTACGGCATCTCCGACCTGGCCGAAGCGCCGGCCGAGGACGACGCGTGGTTCCACTACCACATCAAGGTCGAGGGCGATCGCGTCCGCATCTGGATCGACGGCGAGCTGGCGCAGGACTGGACCCAGCCCGACGACTGGGACAACGCCAACCGCAACCTCGACACGCCCGGCACGTTCGCGCTGCAGGCGCACGACCCGGTCAGCGAAGTCCGCTTCCGTAACCTGAAGTATCGGCCGCTGGACGAGTAG
- a CDS encoding sugar phosphate isomerase/epimerase: protein MPSPLTRRDLLKSTPFAAASLAAGCATSSQTAHATQDQPNTAPAQRWQHGASPWPICLDSATIRPSALEAKIRIAADAGYDAFEPWEGELHDYEQQGGNLQDLGQRIRDAGLFVPSVIGLWGALPPTREQFDASLENTRRRMRQASDIGAEFVQLVPQPSRPWTEFDPKWAADRYRELLDIGINDYNIKPSVVFVEFLEGAKRMGQAAAIALDADHPDATIIPDLFHMHIGDSGFNGLKHLSGDFFSIFQYNDAPADPPKDQLEDRHRVYPGDGTLPLTDILRDLKATGFKRCVSLELYNPSYWEQDHQTLAQTGLEKTLDTIRAAGV, encoded by the coding sequence ATGCCCAGCCCTCTCACCCGCCGTGACCTTCTCAAGTCCACCCCGTTCGCCGCCGCATCACTCGCCGCCGGCTGCGCTACATCCAGCCAAACCGCCCACGCTACCCAAGACCAACCCAACACCGCGCCCGCACAACGCTGGCAGCACGGCGCGAGCCCCTGGCCGATCTGCCTCGACTCCGCCACGATCCGCCCCAGCGCACTCGAAGCCAAAATCCGGATCGCCGCCGACGCCGGCTACGACGCCTTCGAGCCCTGGGAAGGCGAGCTCCACGACTACGAACAACAAGGCGGCAACCTCCAGGACCTCGGCCAGCGCATCCGCGACGCCGGGCTCTTCGTCCCCAGCGTGATCGGGCTCTGGGGCGCGCTTCCCCCGACCCGCGAACAGTTCGACGCCTCGCTCGAAAACACCCGCCGACGCATGCGCCAAGCGTCCGACATCGGCGCGGAGTTTGTCCAGCTCGTCCCCCAACCTTCTAGGCCGTGGACCGAGTTCGACCCCAAGTGGGCCGCCGACCGCTACCGCGAGCTCCTCGACATCGGCATCAACGACTACAACATCAAGCCCTCGGTCGTCTTCGTCGAGTTCCTCGAAGGCGCCAAACGCATGGGCCAGGCCGCCGCCATCGCCCTCGACGCCGACCACCCCGACGCCACCATCATCCCCGACCTCTTCCACATGCACATCGGCGACTCGGGCTTCAATGGGCTCAAACACCTCAGCGGCGACTTCTTCTCCATCTTCCAATACAACGACGCCCCCGCCGACCCGCCCAAAGACCAGCTCGAAGACCGACACCGCGTCTACCCCGGCGACGGCACCCTCCCCCTCACCGACATCCTCCGCGACCTCAAAGCCACCGGCTTCAAACGCTGCGTCTCGCTCGAACTCTACAACCCAAGCTACTGGGAACAAGACCACCAAACCCTCGCACAAACCGGCCTCGAAAAAACCCTCGACACGATCCGCGCCGCCGGCGTGTAA
- a CDS encoding AI-2E family transporter, whose product MERPTTPANEDTQEDKRTRRANWVVRAGVIVCLLLIAYVAQSILIPIIGAFLLSITLSPAVRWLSRRGVSRYISAFAFALIVSGLSLIVLVAFGSMIGGWIENAPQYMDTLSDRLENVRKPLEGLAEATDEAMDEPEETPRPRRLWGSLDQSQRIEPSPEADATSPSSQPFWLEMLKLALGQSLTIVTGFFICVTLTFFLLLSGDVFLAKLLSAFPNLSGKKEAMAIVREIEKEISHFLGMWTLINFCVGFVVWAGFQAIGIPNAWLWGIASMLFNYIPYAGPWVLGGFALVMGMLTYDKPIPILLPAGIILFVNVIEGFIISPMVHGKRLNLNTVSVFLAVILGGWLWGIAGALMAVPILVVVYVFCSHIESLQMIALFIDDSAPGLNRKQAADKGDVSSQATPSIGKSESAQ is encoded by the coding sequence ATGGAACGTCCAACAACACCTGCGAACGAGGACACGCAAGAAGACAAGCGGACCCGCCGTGCGAACTGGGTGGTGCGGGCGGGTGTCATCGTGTGTCTCCTCCTGATCGCCTATGTTGCACAGTCGATCCTGATCCCGATCATCGGTGCGTTCCTGCTGAGCATCACGCTGAGTCCTGCGGTCCGCTGGCTGAGCCGTCGCGGCGTGTCGCGGTACATCTCGGCGTTCGCGTTCGCGCTGATCGTAAGCGGCCTCTCGCTGATCGTCCTGGTGGCGTTCGGCTCGATGATCGGCGGGTGGATCGAAAACGCGCCGCAATACATGGACACACTGAGCGATCGGCTGGAGAACGTCCGCAAGCCGTTGGAAGGACTCGCCGAGGCGACCGACGAGGCCATGGACGAGCCCGAGGAAACGCCCAGGCCGCGGCGACTCTGGGGGTCGCTGGATCAATCGCAACGCATCGAGCCCTCCCCCGAAGCCGACGCGACGAGTCCGTCAAGCCAGCCGTTCTGGCTCGAAATGCTCAAGCTGGCGCTGGGCCAGTCACTGACCATCGTGACCGGGTTTTTCATCTGCGTGACCCTAACATTCTTCCTCCTGCTCTCCGGCGATGTCTTCCTCGCCAAACTCCTCAGCGCCTTCCCCAACCTGAGCGGGAAGAAGGAAGCCATGGCCATCGTGCGCGAAATCGAGAAAGAGATTTCACACTTCCTGGGGATGTGGACCCTTATCAACTTCTGCGTCGGTTTTGTCGTCTGGGCCGGCTTCCAAGCCATCGGCATCCCAAACGCTTGGCTCTGGGGCATCGCGTCGATGCTGTTCAACTACATCCCCTACGCCGGGCCCTGGGTGCTCGGCGGGTTCGCGCTCGTCATGGGAATGCTGACCTACGACAAACCTATCCCCATCCTCCTCCCGGCGGGCATTATCTTGTTCGTAAATGTCATCGAGGGCTTTATCATCAGCCCGATGGTGCACGGCAAACGGCTGAACCTCAACACCGTCTCGGTGTTCCTCGCCGTCATCCTGGGCGGCTGGTTGTGGGGGATCGCCGGGGCGCTGATGGCCGTGCCGATCCTGGTCGTCGTCTATGTCTTCTGCTCGCACATCGAGTCGCTCCAGATGATCGCGCTCTTCATAGACGACTCTGCGCCCGGCCTCAACCGAAAACAAGCCGCAGACAAGGGCGACGTCTCCAGTCAAGCCACGCCGTCGATCGGGAAATCCGAGTCAGCGCAATAA
- a CDS encoding PLDc N-terminal domain-containing protein produces MEFGIIGLVVLVLDIIAILSIIQSGLDPVMKVVWVLVVLLLPVIGMILWFLIGSKKLA; encoded by the coding sequence ATGGAATTTGGCATTATTGGTTTGGTCGTCCTCGTCCTGGACATCATCGCGATCCTGAGCATCATCCAGAGCGGGCTCGACCCGGTGATGAAGGTGGTGTGGGTGTTGGTTGTCCTGCTTCTGCCGGTGATCGGGATGATCCTTTGGTTCCTGATCGGGAGCAAGAAGCTCGCCTAG
- a CDS encoding DUF4265 domain-containing protein, producing MTTHLNLFVVGAPVGRTQPVEVEKIEPGIYKILYSPGLVEGIAAGDVIRLTDVSLGLFEIVNRGGNISVKWMASSPISEFLNQADQILKPLGSRRDGDIAKAAVWTIPISATFVAIEEAMEKVIELVPDSGWWYGNVYDENDNPLNWW from the coding sequence ATGACTACTCACCTCAATCTTTTTGTAGTAGGAGCTCCCGTGGGTCGCACACAGCCAGTAGAAGTAGAGAAGATTGAGCCCGGCATATACAAAATTCTATATTCTCCTGGGCTAGTAGAAGGCATTGCAGCTGGTGATGTAATACGATTGACCGACGTTTCATTGGGATTATTTGAGATCGTTAACCGTGGTGGAAATATTTCAGTTAAATGGATGGCAAGTTCTCCAATATCTGAATTTCTGAATCAGGCAGATCAAATCCTTAAGCCACTGGGATCGCGGCGTGATGGAGATATTGCTAAAGCAGCGGTATGGACGATCCCGATATCTGCAACATTTGTTGCAATTGAAGAAGCTATGGAGAAAGTCATCGAATTGGTGCCCGATTCGGGCTGGTGGTATGGAAACGTCTATGATGAAAACGATAATCCACTCAACTGGTGGTAG
- a CDS encoding HlyD family efflux transporter periplasmic adaptor subunit, whose translation MPQRHAPRLLATLFSIGLALGAAAQDSETPDEPVSVPDTATVTQGGFIAQVRAEGRYAADAIGTVAYEPEQYSGELVVAEVVTPQGRVSPGSVVIRLEAPDMAERLEDAERALKQAEDRLRWAQQEREMSEVEQAMSRAQREQTLADYIASAERWEAFGKEDAFTSARLSMESTEASLADATEELRQLEQLYEGARLASRTQDIVLERSRRRLAMQQTMAEISRRNHDVTMNITLPNRDRDMAQRLERQRVELRHAELRLAVARERQAIELDSVERAVETAREAVTNLQADAEALALTSDTGGVIVNAITLKPGDNISARQTIATLQAHDRGSITMSIDASALRTLREGDSVDIRWRPFGEVATTGTVRTIAWQGSASGNSTTYAVTIDVNEVADVVRPGMLADITATREIDTALSVPASAVARDDDGPYVMLQDGDTFTRRAVVTGASNADQVQIIQGLEPGDTVRVPAG comes from the coding sequence TTGCCCCAACGACACGCCCCCCGTTTACTGGCCACCCTCTTCTCGATCGGGCTCGCGCTCGGCGCGGCCGCGCAGGATAGCGAAACCCCCGACGAGCCCGTATCCGTTCCCGACACCGCGACCGTCACGCAAGGCGGTTTCATCGCACAGGTCCGCGCCGAAGGCCGCTACGCCGCCGACGCGATAGGCACGGTCGCCTACGAGCCCGAGCAGTACAGCGGCGAACTCGTCGTCGCCGAGGTCGTCACGCCCCAGGGCCGGGTCTCGCCCGGCAGCGTCGTAATCCGTCTCGAAGCGCCCGACATGGCCGAGCGGTTGGAAGACGCCGAGCGCGCGCTCAAGCAGGCCGAGGACCGCCTGCGCTGGGCCCAGCAGGAGCGAGAGATGTCCGAGGTCGAGCAGGCCATGTCCCGAGCCCAGCGTGAGCAGACCCTGGCCGACTACATCGCCAGCGCCGAGCGTTGGGAGGCCTTCGGCAAGGAGGATGCGTTCACCTCCGCTCGGTTGAGCATGGAATCGACCGAGGCCTCACTCGCCGACGCCACCGAAGAACTCCGCCAGCTCGAACAGCTCTACGAAGGCGCACGCCTTGCGTCACGCACGCAGGACATCGTCCTCGAGCGGAGCCGACGCCGATTGGCGATGCAGCAAACCATGGCCGAGATCTCGCGCCGCAACCACGACGTCACCATGAACATCACACTGCCCAACCGCGACCGCGACATGGCCCAGCGCCTTGAGCGCCAGCGCGTCGAGCTGCGCCATGCCGAGTTGCGTTTGGCGGTCGCGCGCGAGCGACAGGCGATCGAGCTTGATAGCGTCGAGCGGGCCGTTGAAACTGCACGCGAAGCCGTCACGAATCTCCAGGCCGACGCCGAGGCACTTGCGCTCACCTCCGACACCGGCGGCGTCATCGTCAACGCCATCACCCTCAAGCCCGGCGACAACATCAGCGCCCGTCAAACCATCGCCACGCTCCAGGCCCACGACCGGGGATCGATCACGATGAGCATCGACGCAAGCGCCCTCCGCACTCTCCGCGAGGGCGACAGCGTCGATATCCGCTGGCGTCCCTTCGGCGAAGTCGCCACCACCGGCACCGTCCGCACCATCGCCTGGCAGGGCTCGGCCTCGGGCAACAGCACCACCTACGCCGTGACAATCGACGTCAACGAAGTCGCCGATGTCGTCCGCCCCGGCATGCTCGCCGATATCACCGCCACCCGCGAAATCGACACCGCACTCAGCGTCCCGGCCAGTGCCGTCGCGCGGGATGACGACGGCCCCTACGTCATGCTCCAAGACGGCGACACCTTCACCCGCCGCGCTGTCGTCACCGGCGCAAGCAACGCCGACCAAGTCCAGATCATCCAGGGCCTCGAACCCGGCGACACCGTCCGCGTCCCCGCTGGTTGA
- a CDS encoding DUF2891 family protein encodes MIDIHPLCPDFDCSTFDRYARLALDGVVREYPNQPGYRLASDVELVPPRAVHPAFYGCYDWHSAVHGHWLLVRLLRLGLLSTSVARDADRVLRDHLTPERLEVELAYLGRPYCGSFEWPYGWAWLLALHAEAGRWDVGVASALGPVADELARRVPLMLERMRAPQRTGQHGDTAFALQLMLEAGVGHGLGDTIRSAALRWYGDDVDYPWRYEEGPYDFHSPGLSVIGLIQRVMEAEPFDEWHRTFWPGLFEADINLVPFIEPVTCIDDSDGKLAHLHGLNLERARSLSAIAASMPVDSESRGIVWGIASQHASAGLAGVHSGDYAGEHWLATFATRLLLGADAAD; translated from the coding sequence GTGATCGACATACACCCGCTCTGCCCGGATTTTGACTGCTCGACGTTTGATCGTTACGCCCGCCTTGCGCTCGATGGGGTGGTGAGGGAGTATCCGAATCAGCCGGGGTATCGCCTGGCCTCGGATGTGGAATTGGTTCCGCCGCGTGCGGTGCATCCCGCGTTTTATGGGTGCTACGACTGGCACTCGGCTGTGCATGGGCACTGGCTTCTGGTTCGGCTGCTGCGGCTCGGTCTGCTTTCTACGTCGGTCGCCCGCGATGCCGATCGTGTGCTGCGGGATCACTTGACGCCTGAGCGGCTTGAAGTCGAGTTGGCCTATCTCGGTCGGCCGTACTGTGGAAGTTTTGAGTGGCCGTACGGGTGGGCCTGGCTGTTGGCGCTGCATGCGGAGGCGGGGCGGTGGGATGTCGGTGTTGCGAGTGCGCTTGGTCCGGTTGCCGATGAATTGGCGCGACGCGTCCCGCTGATGCTGGAGCGTATGCGTGCGCCACAGCGCACCGGGCAGCACGGCGACACGGCGTTTGCGTTGCAACTCATGCTTGAGGCGGGGGTAGGCCATGGATTGGGCGACACGATCCGGTCGGCCGCGCTGCGTTGGTATGGCGACGATGTTGACTATCCGTGGCGGTACGAGGAGGGGCCTTACGATTTCCACTCGCCCGGGCTGAGCGTGATCGGGCTGATACAGCGCGTGATGGAGGCAGAACCATTTGACGAGTGGCACCGTACGTTTTGGCCCGGTCTGTTTGAAGCCGACATCAACCTCGTCCCGTTCATTGAGCCGGTCACATGCATCGACGACAGTGACGGAAAGCTGGCGCACCTGCACGGCCTGAACCTCGAGCGTGCGCGGTCTCTGTCTGCGATCGCGGCATCCATGCCAGTCGATTCCGAGTCGCGTGGAATTGTTTGGGGCATTGCCAGCCAGCACGCCAGCGCGGGGCTCGCGGGTGTCCACTCGGGCGACTACGCAGGCGAGCATTGGCTCGCGACATTTGCGACCCGCCTGCTGCTCGGTGCGGATGCGGCCGACTGA